One genomic window of Camelina sativa cultivar DH55 chromosome 5, Cs, whole genome shotgun sequence includes the following:
- the LOC104786266 gene encoding cellulose synthase-like protein D1, which produces MASSPPKKTLNSQSSSVSRPPQAVKFGRRTSSGRIVSLSRDDDMDVSGDYSGQNDYINYTVLMPPTPDNQPAGSSGSTSESKGDANRGGGGGADGPKMGNKLERRLSVMKSNNKSMLLRSQTGDFDHNRWLFESKGKYGIGNAFWSEEDDTYDGGVSKSDFLDKPWKPLTRKVNVPAKVLSPYRLLILIRLVIVFFFLWWRITNPNEDAMWLWGLSIVCEIWFAFSWILDILPKLNPINRATDLAALHDKFEQPSPSNPTGRSDLPGVDVFVSTADPEKEPPLVTANTLLSILAVDYPIEKLSAYISDDGGAILTFEAMAEAVRFAEYWVPFCRKHDIEPRNPDSYFNIKKDPTKNKKKQDFVKDRRWIKREYDEFKVRINGLPEQIKKRAEQFNLREELKEKRVVREKNGGVLPPDGVDVVKATWMADGTHWPGTWFEPKPDHSKGDHAGILQIMSKVPELEPVMGGPNEGALDFTGIDIRVPMFAYVSREKRPGFDHNKKAGAMNGMVRASAILSNGAFILNLDCDHYIYNSKAIKEGMCFMMDRGGDRICYIQFPQRFEGIDPSDRYANHNTVFFDGNMRALDGLQGPVYVGTGCMFRRYALYGFNPPRANEYTGVFGQEKAPALHVRTQSQASQTSQASDLESDTQPLHDDPDLGLPKKFGNSTMFTDTIPVAEYQGRPLADHMSVKNGRPPGALLLPRPPLDAPTVAEAIAVISCWYEDNTEWGDRIGWIYGSVTEDVVTGYRMHNRGWRSVYCITKRDAFRGTAPINLTDRLHQVLRWATGSVEIFFSKNNAMFATRRLKFLQRVAYLNVGIYPFTSIFLVVYCFLPALCLFSGKFIVQSLDIHFLSYLLCITITLTLISLLEVKWSGIGLEEWWRNEQFWLIGGTSAHLAAVVQGLLKVIAGIEISFTLTSKSGGEDEDDIFADLYIVKWTGLFIMPLTIIVVNLVAIVIGASRTIYSVIPQWGKLLGGTFFSLWVLTHMYPFAKGLMGRRGKVPTIVYVWSGLVSITVSLLWITISPPDDLSGSGGGEFSV; this is translated from the exons ATGGCTTCAAGTCCACCAAAGAAGACCTTAAATTCACAATCTTCCTCCGTAAGCCGGCCTCCACAAGCCGTTAAGTTTGGTCGCCGGACGTCCAGTGGTCGCATTGTTAGCCTCTCCCGTGACGATGACATGGACGTCTCTGGCGATTACTCAGGCCAAAATGACTATATCAACTACACCGTCCTCATGCCTCCAACACCTGACAACCAACCTGCTGGCTCCTCCGGGTCTACTTCTGAGTCAAAAGGTGATGCAAAccgtggtggaggaggaggagcagacGGGCCTAAGATGGGGAATAAGCTTGAGAGGAGGTTATCTGTTATGAAATCAAATAACAAATCAATGTTGTTGAGGAGCCAAACGGGGGATTTTGATCATAATAGGTGGTTGTTTGAATCTAAAGGAAAATACGGAATTGGAAACGCGTTTTGgtcagaagaagatgataccTATGATGGTGGCGTTAGCAAGTCTGATTTCTTAGACAAGCCATGGAAGCCTCTCACGAGGAAGGTCAATGTCCCTGCCAAAGTTCTTAGTCCATACAG GTTACTAATTTTGATTCGTCTTGtgattgtcttcttcttcctttggtgGCGTATTACGAATCCTAATGAGGATGCAATGTGGCTATGGGGACTATCGATAGTGTGTGAGATTTGGTTCGCTTTCTCTTGGATTCTTGACATTCTTCCGAAGCTAAACCCTATAAACAGAGCCACAGACCTTGCTGCCTTGCATGACAAGTTTGAGCAGCCTTCTCCTTCAAATCCCACTGGTCGTTCTGATCTTCCCGGTGTTGATGTGTTTGTTTCCACGGCTGACCCTGAAAAAGAACCGCCTTTAGTCACCGCAAACACCCTTCTCTCAATCCTTGCTGTAGATTATCCAATCGAGAAGCTTTCTGCCTACATTTCAGACGATGGTGGTGCAATTCTCACCTTTGAAGCCATGGCTGAAGCTGTTCGTTTTGCTGAG TATTGGGTGCCATTTTGCAGAAAACATGATATAGAGCCGAGGAACCCGGATAGTTACTTTAACATAAAAAAGGACCcgacaaaaaacaagaaaaagcaaGATTTCGTCAAAGATCGCCGTTGGATCAAGCGTGAGTATGACGAATTCAAGGTCAGGATCAATGGCCTTCCagaacaaatcaagaaaagagcTGAGCAATTCAACTTGAGAGAAGAGCTCAAGGAAAAGAGGGTTGTCCGAGAGAAAAATGGTGGCGTATTGCCTCCAGATGGGGTTGATGTGGTGAAAGCAACGTGGATGGCTGATGGTACGCATTGGCCAGGCACATGGTTTGAACCTAAACCTGATCATTCAAAAGGAGACCACGCCGGAATACTACAG ATCATGAGCAAAGTGCCTGAGCTTGAACCAGTGATGGGCGGACCAAATGAAGGCGCGCTAGATTTCACAGGGATTGATATTCGCGTACCTATGTTTGCATATGTCTCACGTGAGAAACGCCCTGGTTTTGACCACAACAAGAAAGCTGGTGCCATGAATGGTATGGTCAGAGCTTCAGCTATACTTTCCAATGGCGCGTTCATCCTCAATCTGGACTGTGATCACTACATCTACAACTCCAAAGCTATCAAAGAAGGAATGTGTTTCATGATGGACCGAGGTGGTGACAGGATCTGTTACATTCAGTTTCCGCAACGGTTTGAAGGAATCGACCCATCAGATCGATACGCAAATCACAATACTGTTTTCTTCGACG GTAACATGAGAGCACTAGATGGGTTACAAGGTCCAGTTTATGTCGGAACAGGGTGTATGTTCAGAAGGTATGCTCTCTATGGATTCAACCCACCTCGAGCCAATGAGTACACAGGGGTGTTTGGTCAGGAAAAGGCTCCAGCTCTGCATGTCCGGACTCAGTCCCAAGCATCCCAAACTTCCCAAGCGTCTGATTTAGAGTCTGATACACAGCCCCTTCACGATGATCCAGATCTTGGTCTGCCCAAAAAGTTTGGTAATTCGACCATGTTCACAGACACTATTCCGGTTGCAGAGTACCAAGGACGGCCTTTAGCAGATCACATGTCGGTTAAAAACGGAAGACCACCTGGTGCTTTGCTCCTGCCACGACCTCCCCTTGATGCTCCAACCGTGGCAGAAGCCATCGCTGTCATTTCTTGCTG GTATGAAGACAATACTGAATGGGGAGATAGAATCGGATGGATTTACGGGTCTGTCACTGAAGACGTGGTGACAGGTTATCGTATGCATAACCGTGGTTGGCGGTCTGTTTACTGCATCACAAAACGTGACGCTTTCCGTGGCACAGCGCCGATCAATCTCACTGACCGTCTCCATCAAGTTCTCCGTTGGGCCACAGGCTCTGtagaaatcttcttctccaagaacAACGCCATGTTCGCCACCAGACGGCTCAAGTTCCTCCAGCGAGTCGCTTACCTCAACGTCGGGATATACCCTTTCACCTCAATCTTCTTGGTTGTCTATTGCTTCCTCCCTGCTCTCTGTCTCTTCAGTGGAAAATTCATTGTCCAGAGCCTCGATATCCACTTCCTCTCCTACCTTCTCTGCATCACTATAACCCTAACCCTGATCTCACTCCTTGAGGTCAAATGGTCGGGAATAGGACTGGAAGAATGGTGGAGAAATGAACAGTTTTGGTTAATCGGAGGCACAAGTGCTCATCTTGCAGCAGTTGTCCAAGGTTTGCTTAAAGTAATAGCCGGAATAGAAATCTCCTTCACGCTTACATCCAAATCCGgaggagaagacgaagacgacatCTTTGCGGATCTTTACATTGTGAAATGGACTGGCTTGTTCATCATGCCGCTTACGATCATCGTAGTAAACCTTGTTGCTATCGTGATAGGAGCTTCGAGGACTATATACAGCGTGATTCCGCAATGGGGCAAGTTGCTGGGAGGAACGTTCTTTAGTTTATGGGTGTTGACTCATATGTATCCGTTTGCTAAAGGACTGATGGGACGAAGAGGAAAGGTTCCAACGATTGTTTATGTTTGGTCAGGGCTTGTGTCCATTACCGTGTCGCTGCTTTGGATCACCATCAGTCCTCCAGATGATCTTTCAGGCAGCGGTGGAGGAGAATTCTCTGTGTAA
- the LOC104786265 gene encoding vesicle-associated membrane protein 722, with protein sequence MAQQSLIYSFVARGTVILVEFTDFKGNFTSIAAQCLQKLPSSNNKFTYNCDGHTFNYLVENGFTYCVVAVDSAGRQIPMAFLERVKEDFNKRYGGGKAATAQANSLNKEFGSKLKEHMQYCMDHPDEISKLAKVKAQVSEVKGVMMENIEKVLDRGEKIELLVDKTENLRSQAQDFRTQGTQMRRKMWFQNMKIKLIVLAIIIALILIIVLSVCGGFNCGK encoded by the exons atggcgcAGCAATCGTTGATCTACAGTTTCGTGGCTCGAGGTACGGTAATCCTCGTTGAGTTCACAGATTTCAAAGGCAATTTCACATCCATCGCTGCTCAGTGCCTTCAGAAGCTTCCTTCTTCCAACAACAAGTTTACCTACAACTGCGATGGTCATACCTTCAATTACCTCGTCGAAAATGGATTCA CCTATTGTGTGGTTGCAGTTGATTCTGCTGGGAGGCAGATTCCTATGGCTTTCTTGGAACGAGTTAAGGAGGATTTTAACAAGAGATATGGTGGTGGAAAGGCTGCTACTGCTCAAGCTAACAGCTTGAATAAAGAATTTGG GTCGAAACTGAAAGAGCACATGCAGTATTGTATGGATCATCCTGATGAGATTAGCAAGCTTGCTAAGGTCAAAGCTCAAGTTTCTGAAGTTAAAGGTGTCATGATGGAAAACATTGAGAAG GTTCTTGACCGTGGTGAGAAAATTGAGCTTTTGGTGGACAAAACCGAAAACCTTCGCTCACAG GCGCAAGATTTCAGAACACAAGGAACTCAAATGAGAAGAAAGATGTGGTTTCAGAACATGAAGATAAAACTGATTGTTCTTGCAATCATCATTGCCTTGATTCTCATCATCGTCCTCTCGGTTTGCGGGGGATTCAACTGTGGCAAATAA
- the LOC104786264 gene encoding protein RALF-like 18, translating to MMNYMKLLIIVVIISSALSPALVVGSRPVKCDNCVDGGKERIMKIMRAGLDMMMSHRILRASRYINYDALKHNRPARANGKPDQPDNRYKRGCTAATGCYRFTD from the coding sequence ATGATGAATTACATGAAGCTATTGATCATCGTCGTGATCATCTCGTCGGCTTTGTCTCCAGCGTTGGTGGTGGGATCTCGCCCGGTGAAATGTGATAATTGCGTTGACGGTGGAAAAGAAAGGATCATGAAGATCATGAGAGCAGGTTTGGATATGATGATGAGCCATAGGATTCTTCGAGCGTCGAGATATATAAACTACGATGCATTGAAGCACAACAGACCAGCTAGAGCAAATGGTAAACCTGATCAACCTGATAACAGATACAAGCGAGGTTGCACTGCCGCTACAGGATGCTACCGTTTTACCGATTAA
- the LOC104786267 gene encoding uncharacterized protein LOC104786267 — protein MESHVLFNSSSSTVRDHSICNNKALSLNLNKRKAVEPPCPESKRRKHQISHDITAETKQIDERKSFAPARTTQKTKQSAIPMKVSKNHRSGVHGTGEIKQNLKKRNPDDVCKSVPETSRPLKLTIKLKKQPPAKVSENPKSCPLLKKNATETLELFEIAKKSADVANAKGILAAEAETSICVDSLALLMEFPICSAASETKRIMARLEHLTKHKNRKICNSASALLHCWRQSIRDQELRESRQG, from the coding sequence ATGGAATCCCACGTTTTGTTCAACTCCTCCTCTTCCACCGTAAGAGACCATTCTATTTGCAACAACAAAGCGCTTTCCTTGAATCTGAATAAACGTAAGGCTGTTGAACCACCATGTCCGGAGTCGAAGAGGAGAAAACATCAGATCTCTCATGATATCACGGCAGAGACTAAACAAATTGATGAGCGCAAGTCTTTTGCTCCAGCGAGGACTACCCAAAAGACGAAGCAGTCGGCTATACCTatgaaagtttctaaaaacCATAGATCTGGGGTTCATGGAACGGGAGAGATTAAGCAAAACTTGAAGAAGCGGAACCCTGACGACGTTTGCAAGTCTGTTCCAGAAACATCGAGGCCGCTCAAGTTGACAATCAAGTTGAAGAAGCAGCCGCCTGCGAAAGTatctgaaaaccctaaaagttgTCCACTTTTGAAGAAGAACGCAACAGAGACTTTGGAACTCTTTGAAATAGCCAAGAAATCTGCTGACGTGGCTAACGCAAAAGGAATTCTCGCTGCTGAAGCAGAGACTTCAATCTGCGTAGACAGCCTCGCGTTACTCATGGAATTCCCCATCTGCTCAGCAGCTTCTGAAACAAAGAGGATCATGGCGAGGCTTGAGCATCTCACAAAGCACAAAAATCGAAAAATCTGCAACTCTGCATCAGCACTTCTTCACTGTTGGAGGCAGAGT